The Fragaria vesca subsp. vesca linkage group LG2, FraVesHawaii_1.0, whole genome shotgun sequence genome includes a window with the following:
- the LOC101300886 gene encoding F-box/LRR-repeat protein 7-like, whose amino-acid sequence MNKLGDDELGLILSLVADPDDRKSASEVCKGWWIMEGLSRSSLLVDDPDHLPRLLARYPNLTTFETHNQMSNADLALVAQSCPKLSTIVLGRNGDALLGITALITSAAHNLTHLDMDGCWFVTDQAFEAIGSSSCALRFLSLRGSSVTDDGLRFLTNGSCSKTIKQLKLESCCHITDVGVSLLCMMRVLEELDLAFCAQLTDVGGQAISTIQTLKVLNLACLIDLTEQTFVALAKNCINLEVLILQECEVTATSIHAFLGHKCLRSLNLISCLSDDFKGSILESLALGCPSLESIVVQESWREKLLQEMQKSTVSRFLHFSHF is encoded by the coding sequence ATGAATAAGTTAGGAGACGACGAACTCGGCCTAATCCTGAGCCTGGTCGCCGACCCAGATGATAGAAAATCGGCGTCTGAGGTCTGCAAGGGGTGGTGGATCATGGAGGGTCTGAGCCGATCATCACTCCTAGTTGACGACCCCGATCATCTTCCTCGATTACTTGCTAGGTACCCAAACTTAACCACATTCGAAACGCACAACCAAATGAGCAATGCCGACTTGGCATTGGTGGCCCAATCATGTCCCAAATTGTCCACGATTGTGCTCGGAAGGAACGGGGATGCACTACTTGGAATTACGGCTCTGATAACTTCAGCTGCACATAACTTGACTCATTTGGATATGGATGGTTGTTGGTTTGTTACTGACCAAGCCTTTGAAGCAATTGGGTCCTCTAGTTGTGCCCTTCGCTTTTTAAGTCTGAGAGGTAGTTCCGTTACTGACGACGGATTGAGATTTTTGACAAATGGTTCTTGTTCAAAAACCATCAAGCAATTGAAGCTCGAGAGCTGCTGTCATATCACTGATGTCGGGGTCTCGCTTTTGTGCATGATGCGTGTCTTGGAGGAGCTGGATTTGGCGTTCTGTGCCCAGCTAACTGATGTTGGAGGACAGGCGATCTCCACAATTCAAACCCTCAAAGTGTTGAACTTGGCCTGTCTAATCGACCTGACAGAACAAACTTTTGTAGCTCTTGCTAAGAATTGCATAAACTTGGAGGTTCTTATTCTCCAAGAATGTGAGGTCACTGCAACAAGTATTCATGCATTTTTGGGTCACAAATGCTTGCGATCTCTTAATCTTATTTCTTGTCTTTCTGATGATTTTAAAGGATCTATTTTGGAAAGCCTAGCGCTTGGATGCCCTTCATTGGAGTCGATTGTGGTGCAAGAAAGTTGGAGAGAGAAGTTGTTGCAGGAAATGCAAAAGAGTACTGTCAGCAGATTCCTGCATTTCAGTCACTTTTGA
- the LOC101301456 gene encoding ABC transporter F family member 4-like, with the protein MGKKKTDEAGASKKGKSAGKDASKDREKVQAPTVSSSLFDMEASSSSSSSAKAKVASYINDIDLPPSDDDEVEEEHQPNQQRRSEAKMLDISMTGKELKKREKKDLLAAHVAELSKREALRDDHDAFTVVIGSRDCEDADANIKDISIEGFSVAVRGKELLKNTEVKISHGKRYGLVGPNGMGKSTLLKLLAWRKIPVPKNIDVLLVEQEVVGDDRSAIEAVVSANEELVKLREDVAALQNSEEEDSHDDDAGEKLAEMYDQLQLMGSDAAEAQASKILAGLGFTKDMQGRPTKSFSGGWKMRISLARALFVQPTLLLLDEPTNHLDLRAVLWLEEYLCRWKKTLVVVSHDRDFLNTVCTDIIHLHDLKLHHSNGNFDDFEKGYDKRRTDKNKKFEDYEKEKRKAIRSGSRVQREKVKDRAKFLVTKEKSKRKGRGNVVDEEDDDTRDEAPKKWSDYSVEFHFPEPSELTPPLLQLIDVSFSYPNREDFRLSDVDAGIDMGTRVAIVGPNGAGKSTLLNLLAGDLVPSEGEVRRSQKLRIGRYSQHFVDLLTMEETPVSYLLRLHPDQVGCSKQEAVRAKLGKFGLPGHNHLTPIAKLSGGQKARVVFTSISMSKPHILLLDEPTNHLDMQSIDALADAVDEFTGGVVLVSHDSRLISRVCEDEERSQIWIVEDGTVMKFDGSFNEYKKELLEQIKAEVDE; encoded by the coding sequence ATGGGAAAAAAGAAGACCGATGAAGCTGGTGCATCCAAGAAGGGTAAGTCAGCTGGAAAGGATGCTTCTAAAGATAGAGAGAAAGTGCAAGCACCAACAGTATCCTCCAGCTTGTTCGACATGGAGGCATCTTCCTCCAGTTCCTCCAGTGCAAAGGCGAAAGTCGCTTCGTACATTAATGATATTGATCTCCCTCCCTCTGATGACGATGAGGTGGAAGAGGAACACCAACCTAATCAGCAAAGGAGGTCAGAGGCTAAGATGCTTGATATATCCATGACAGGGAAAGAGTTGAAAAAGCGTGAAAAGAAGGACCTTCTTGCTGCCCATGTTGCTGAGCTCTCAAAGAGGGAAGCCCTAAGAGATGATCATGATGCTTTCACCGTTGTTATTGGAAGCAGGGATTGTGAAGATGCAGATGCTAACATCAAGGATATATCGATAGAAGGATTTTCTGTAGCGGTTAGAGGAAAGGAACTACTAAAGAATACAGAAGTGAAGATATCTCATGGGAAAAGATATGGACTGGTTGGTCCAAATGGGATGGGGAAGTCTACCCTCCTGAAGCTACTTGCATGGAGGAAGATTCCAGTACCAAAAAACATTGATGTGCTTTTAGTTGAACAAGAGGTAGTTGGTGATGATAGAAGTGCTATTGAAGCAGTTGTTTCGGCTAATGAAGAACTCGTCAAGCTTCGAGAAGATGTTGCAGCATTGCAGAATTCAGAGGAAGAGGACAGTCATGATGATGATGCAGGAGAGAAGCTTGCTGAGATGTACGATCAACTGCAGCTGATGGGATCGGATGCTGCTGAAGCGCAGGCTTCAAAGATTCTTGCCGGTTTAGGATTTACGAAGGATATGCAAGGCCGTCCCACTAAGTCATTCAGTGGTGGTTGGAAAATGAGAATCTCTTTAGCTAGAGCACTTTTTGTTCAACCAACTCTGTTGTTGCTTGATGAACCAACAAACCATCTCGATTTGAGGGCTGTTCTTTGGTTGGAGGAGTACTTGTGCCGCTGGAAGAAAACTTTGGTGGTTGTCTCACATGATCGTGATTTCCTTAACACAGTTTGCACAGATATTATTCACCTGCATGATCTCAAGCTCCACCACTCCAATGGAAACTTTGATGATTTTGAAAAAGGGTATGATAAACGCCGCACAGATAAAAACAAGAAGTTTGAAGATTATGAGAAGGAGAAGAGGAAAGCTATAAGGAGTGGAAGTCGTGTTCAACGAGAGAAAGTGAAGGACCGAGCAAAGTTCTTAGTAACTAAAGAAAAATCAAAGAGAAAGGGCAGGGGAAATGTAGTTGACGAGGAGGATGATGACACCCGGGATGAGGCTCCTAAGAAGTGGAGTGATTACAGTGTGGAATTTCACTTTCCTGAACCTAGTGAGCTTACACCTCCACTCTTGCAACTTATTGATGTCAGCTTCAGTTATCCCAACCGGGAAGATTTCAGGCTGTCTGATGTTGATGCCGGTATTGATATGGGTACTCGTGTTGCCATTGTTGGGCCTAACGGAGCCGGAAAGTCTACACTGCTCAACCTTCTTGCTGGTGATTTGGTTCCTAGTGAGGGTGAAGTAAGGAGAAGTCAGAAGTTGAGGATTGGCAGGTATTCACAGCACTTTGTGGACCTCCTGACAATGGAAGAAACCCCAGTATCATACCTTCTTCGGCTTCATCCTGACCAAGTGGGATGTAGCAAGCAGGAGGCTGTGCGTGCGAAGCTTGGAAAGTTTGGACTCCCTGGCCACAACCATCTGACTCCTATTGCAAAACTATCCGGGGGACAGAAAGCTCGAGTTGTCTTCACATCGATATCCATGTCAAAACCACACATTCTGCTTTTGGATGAACCGACGAACCATTTAGACATGCAGAGCATTGATGCATTGGCTGATGCAGTCGACGAATTCACTGGTGGGGTTGTACTGGTCAGTCATGACTCTAGACTTATATCAAGGGTGTGCGAGGATGAAGAGAGGAGTCAGATTTGGATTGTTGAAGATGGTACTGTGATGAAATTTGATGGAAGTTTCAATGAGTACAAGAAGGAGCTACTAGAACAAATCAAAGCTGAGGTTGATGAGTAA